In Daphnia magna isolate NIES linkage group LG5, ASM2063170v1.1, whole genome shotgun sequence, a single genomic region encodes these proteins:
- the LOC123472385 gene encoding uncharacterized protein LOC123472385 yields the protein MTALAMKAFPYSNQKLQERISSFPILVETADVHCAVAKTPLSSPASTSSSSRNTSFSSPLSSPSQLVNSVSTVDVAGTEDEFRGLWASRIESCTSLQGLDSLLRECTVEWLRLSTKPEDTISAPRRQTTPTERTRSHRNQNRQQQKIRRSGRKAAEEKGKLQRLYSLYPRRAVRKILEEESIGYTGTKDLAAAFLESTYSQTPPSTNQVDCARAHFDRCEWKNPTSEELRILSSPPSPEEIKHRLGKACNTAPGQDGLEYRHLRALDTSGHLLASIYRAVWTYGIPACWKTSRTVPIYKKGDSSDYGNFRPISLLPTMYKIFSGILSSRIMSTATKLGWISSEQKGFLPGVRGIQEHTHLLHTVIEQAKQSKREMVIAWLDLSNAFGSIPHPILNCLFQSLPIPAELRRILSDIYSNNIMEFVVGQDSVQIHPTAGVRQGDPLSSVVFNLAAEPIIRTAKSNNTGFSAFQARVSTTAYADDIAIVGSSIRETQRTLNAVEDTATSLGLKFNPGKCTSLTLINGKSVTDNSLKIGDAEIRPLAEDDQEDYLGTPLGARLTFRPTTSLAQNLIKVADSGLAPWQKLEVYRSCLLPSLSHHLASGRVEKGALYDLDVACRDFLRRVANVPISSNTAFFYADRRVGGLGMLPLTEEADIWTIARAMQLLDSEDKSVSEVAMAQLEETIRLGYGKREVPFPIPINEYLAGSMDKGLGAIRHGGASMNLWTRSRRAAGHLKRIKIDVSGEQYSKIIADDISCISLKAVRGLRTALRGRWTSRLLSEQQGKVATGLALDMAKDTAALISCRTPLTFQEWHYLHRARLGRLPVRGCPGSKSTNKTCRLGCGKLETTDHVVCCCQVNSALSINRHNSILDLMVTEAEALGHSVSVNRAIDSTGMRPDIVVTSTNPAIIIDVTVPLSSAEGLERARNKKIEKYKDLGSVLPLVVGSLGSWLPSNDAISLALSIPGRRWNNLKRKMKILAIQGTTRIIAKHLAYQTEGSDPPPEEDEETEDNSLLQHSL from the exons ATGACAGCACTGGCCATGAAAGCATTCCCATACAGCAATCAGAAATTGCAGGAGAGGATCTCATCCTTCCCTATCCTTGTGGAAACTGCAGATGTCCACTGTGCCGTTG CCAAAACACCCCTTAGTTCTCCGGCTTCCACTTCTAGTTCGAGTCGAAACACTTCCTTTTCCTCCCCCTTATCATCTCCTAGCCAACTTGTGAACTCAGTATCTACCGTCGACGTAGCGGGAACAGAAGACGAGTTTAGGGGGTTGTGGGCTTCAAGGATAGAATCGTGCACCTCCCTGCAGGGTCTTGATTCCCTCCTCCGTGAATGCACAGTTGAGTGGCTTAGGCTTTCAACGAAACCGGAAGACACAATCTCCGCACCAAGAAGACAAACAACACCAACAGAGAGGACAAGAAGCCATCGCAACCAaaatcgacaacaacaaaaaataaggcgTTCAGGAAGAAAGGCAGCAGAGGAAAAAGGCAAACTTCAACGCCTCTACTCACTCTATCCTCGCAGAGCCGTAAGGAAAATATTAGAAGAGGAATCCATTGGCTACACGGGAACCAAGGATTTGGCTGCTGCTTTCCTCGAATCAACCTACTCCCAAACACCACCATCAACTAACCAGGTTGACTGCGCGAGAGCCCATTTCGACAGATGTGAATGGAAGAACCCAACATCTGAAGAGCTCAGAATTCTTTCCTCACCTCCAAGTCCAGAAGAAATCAAGCATAGACTCGGTAAAGCTTGCAACACCGCGCCTGGACAAGACGGCTTAGAATATCGTCACCTTCGTGCACTGGACACAAGCGGTCATCTCCTAGCTTCCATCTACCGCGCGGTATGGACTTATGGGATTCCAGCTTGCTGGAAGACCTCGAGAACCGTTCCGATATACAAGAAAGGTGACTCCTCAGATTATGGGAACTTTCggccaatatcccttcttccgacAATGTACAAGATCTTCTCAGGAATTTTGTCCTCAAGAATAATGTCAACTGCGACGAAGCTAGGATGGATTTCGTCAGAGCAAAAAGGGTTTCTACCAGGCGTTCGAGGCATCCAGGAACACACACATCTCCTTCACACTGTTATCGAACAGGCGAAACAGTCCAAGAGGGAGATGGTGATTGCCTGGTTGGACCTCTCCAATGCTTTTGGATCCATTCCTCacccaattttaaattgtcTATTTCAGAGTCTACCAATACCAGCTGAGCTTCGTCGCATCCTAAGCGATATCTACTCAAACAACATCATGGAGTTTGTTGTTGGGCAAGATTCCGTGCAGATTCATCCAACGGCTGGTGTTCGACAAGGCGACCCATTAAGCAGCGTGGTATTCAACCTGGCAGCTGAACCCATCATACGGacggcaaaatcaaataacaccGGATTCTCAGCGTTTCAAGCTAGGGTCTCAACTACAGCATATGCGGACGATATTGCCATTGTAGGATCGTCAATCCGAGAAACGCAAAGAACTCTCAATGCCGTAGAGGACACGGCAACCTCGCTAGGCTTGAAGTTCAATCCAGGTAAGTGCACGTCCTTAACACTTATTAACGGAAAATCTGTTACAGACAACTCGCTGAAAATCGGAGACGCCGAAATCAGACCCCTGGCAGAAGACGATCAAGAGGACTACCTAGGAACACCTCTAGGAGCTCGCCTGACCTTTCGTCCAACCACCTCTTTAGCTCAAAACTTAATTAAAGTAGCAGATTCTGGTTTAGCTCCCTGGCAGAAGTTAGAAGTATACAGGAGTTGTCTTCTACCATCGCTGTCTCATCATCTGGCGTCAGGAAGGGTGGAAAAGGGTGCTCTCTACGACCTGGATGTCGCATGCAGAGATTTTCTACGCAGAGTTGCCAACGTCCCTATCTCGTCTAACACGGCTTTCTTCTACGCAGACAGAAGAGTTGGGGGGCTTGGAATGCTTCCTTTGACCGAGGAGgctgatatctggaccataGCTAGAGCGATGCAACTCCTAGACAGCGAGGACAAGTCCGTTAGCGAAGTGGCTATGGCGCAACTAGAGGAGACAATACGACTAGGATACGGAAAGAGAGAAGTACCATTCCCCATACCAATTAACGAATACTTGGCAGGGTCAATGGACAAAGGACTTGGTGCCATAAGACATGGAGGAGCATCCATGAACCTCTGGACGCGTTCGAGGAGGGCAGCTGGCCACTTGAAGAGGATCaagattgatgtatccggcgaacAGTACTCCAAAATCATCGCCGATGACATCTCTTGCATTTCCCTGAAAGCAGTCAGAGGACTCCGAACCGCCCTGAGAGGAAGATGGACCTCAAGGCTACTGTCAGAGCAACAAGGGAAGGTTGCAACGGGGCTTGCACTCGACATGGCGAAGGACACAGCAGCACTCATCTCCTGCAGAACACCTCTAACATTTCAAGAATGGCACTACCTCCACCGAGCCAGACTCGGAAGACTTCCAGTTAGAGGGTGTCCAGGATCTAAGTCCACAAACAAGACATGTCGTCTTGGTTGTGGCAAATTGGAAACAACAGAccatgtcgtctgctgttgccAAGTCAATTCTGCTCTATCCATTAATAGACATAATTCTATCTTAGATCTTATGGTGACAGAAGCGGAGGCGCTCGGCCACTCCGTTTCCGTCAATCGGGCAATTGACTCCACCGGAATGCGACCTGACATCGTCGTAACATCGACGAACCCAGCTATCATTATCGACGTGACGGTGCCACTCAGCAGTGCAGAAGGGTTAGAGAGGGCAAGGAATAAGAAGATAGAGAAGTACAAAGACCTAGGATCTGTACTTCCTCTAGTCGTTGGTTCTCTCGGGTCCTGGCTTCCGAGCAACGACGCCATATCTCTAGCCCTCAGCATTCCTGGAAGACGATGGAACAAtctgaagaggaagatgaaaATCTTGGCCATACAAGGAACGACCAGAATAATAGCAAAGCACTTGGCCTATCAAACAGAAGGAAGCGATCCACCgcccgaagaagatgaagaaacagaagacaaCAGTCTTCTGCAACATTCtctttaa
- the LOC123472207 gene encoding uncharacterized protein LOC123472207 → MYPRRTPISHEVSQRINYLNRIRRLGAYHARIKFGEFGPSLTEPVEPEYRPLPHGVTIDAKLGAYEEGFYSIAIKYLPRDEAVAITNIRVNADYRRYLNFLRGLPTREPTPREQIHPEIPLPAVLQHPTPREPDYGSTPIARFYGYQGPRSHPRSRGQSTVAEQSTSLATRNVVVRSLLENERRREAEVIEQEVGAEETEDITEVETNFSIRTNDSETIIQEESEVEETVKGESEESGSTTSEEFILSINEREF, encoded by the exons ATGTACCCGAGAAGAACTCCAATTAGTCATGAAGTATCTCAGCGTATCAAT TATCTCAACAGAATCAGAAGACTTGGGGCATATCATGCTCGCATCAAATTTGGTGAATTTGGCCCAAGTCTCACCGAACCTGTAGAACCTGAATACAGGCCATTGCCCCACGGTGTAACAATTGATGCAAAACTAGGTGCCTACGAAGAAGGTTTCTATAGCATTGCAATCAAGTATCTTCCCCGTGACGAAGCTGTTGCCATCACCAACATCAGAGTGAATGCTGACTATAGAAGATACCTAAACTTCCTGAGAGGATTACCGACTCGTGAGCCAACGCCAAGAGAACAAATTCATCCAGAGATTCCCTTGCCAGCTGTGCTCCAGCACCCAACACCACGTGAACCAGACTACGGAAGCACTCCGATTGCAAGGTTTTACGGGTACCAAGGACCTAGAAGCCATCCGAGGTCGCGTGGTCAATCTACCGTTGCAGAGCAGTCAACATCTCTAGCAACCAGGAACGTGGTCGTTCGCAGCCTTCtcgaaaacgaaagaagaagagaggctGAGGTTATTGAACAAGAAGTCGGTGCAGAAGAAACTGAAGACATCACTGAAGTGGAGACCAATTTTTCGATCAGAACAAACGATTCTGAGACTATCATTCAAGAAGAAAGTGAAGTAGAGGAGACAGTGAAAGGAGAGAGTGAAGAAAGCGGTTCGACCACATCTGAGGAATTCATCTTGTCCATCAACGAAcgagaattttga
- the LOC116922626 gene encoding uncharacterized protein LOC116922626, producing the protein MMTESITELFFYNCVDGILKLPFPVPSTLKCSLCPSGRYGSKTHVKNAVDHLKLKHGLIVVTKYYCQLCNHISEERIRAKRHHAVCDEAPSDDSTGHESIPIQQSEIAGEDLILPYPCGNCRCPLCRWYTTAQGTVAAQSIEHHIAREHGLSTKRKWKCRACNVKLEGHAMREHYKVHKIPQQTTPNSSTSSTNPFLSTNLPHSPTLSLPSIRNSLISSSSTPSTTQSSMTSHQISPPIILNLEHNLQSPSPLRIPTPNPNQTPLSSPASTSSSSRNTSFSSPLSSPSQFVNSVSTVDVAGTEDEFRGLWASRIELCTSLQGLDSLLSECTVEWLRLSTKPEDTISASRRPTTSTERTRSHRNQNRQQQKIRRSGRKAAKKKGKLQRLYSLYPRRAVRKILEEESIGYTGTKDSAAAFLESTYSQTPPSTNQIDCARAHFNRCEWKNPTSEELRILSSPPSPEEIKHRLGKACNTAPGRDGLEYRHLRALDTSGHLLASIYRAVWTYGIPACWKTSRTVPIYKKGDSSDYGNFRPISLLPTMYKIFSGILSARIMSTATKLGWISSEQKGFLPGVRGIQEHTHLLHTVIEQAKQSKREMVIAWLDLSNAFGSIPHPILNCLFLSLPIPAELRRILSDIYSYNVMDFAVGRDSVQIHPTAGVRQGDPLSSVVFNLAAEPIIRTAKSNNTGFSAFQARVSTTAYADDIAIVGSSIRETQRTLNAIEDTATSLGLKFNPGKCTSLTLINGKSVTDNSLKIGDAEIRPLAENDQEDYLGTPLGARLTFRPTTFLAQNLIKVADSGLAPWQKLEVYRSCLLPSLSHHLASGRVEKGALYDLDVACRDFLRRVANVPISSDTAFFYADRRVGGLGMLPLTEEADIWTIARAMQLLDSEDKTVSEVAMAKLEETIRLGYGKREVPFPIPINEYLAGSMDKGLGAIRHGGASMNLWTRSRRAAGHLKRIKIDVSGEQYSKIIADDISCISLKAVRGLRTALRGRWTSRLLSEQQGKVATGLALDMAKDTAALISCRTPLTFQEWHYLHQARLGRLPVRGCPGSKSTNKTCRLGCGKLETTDHVVFCCQVNSALSINRHNSILDLMVTEAEALGHSVSVNRAIDSTGMRPDIVVTSTNPAIIIDVTVPLSSAEGLERARNKKIEKYKDLGSVLPLVVGSLGSWLPSNDAISLALSIPGRRWNNLKRKMKLLAIQGTTRIIAKHLAYQTEGSDPPPEEDEETEDNSLLQHSL; encoded by the coding sequence ATGATGACGGAGTCGATAACCGAGTTGTTTTTCTATAACTGCGTAGATGGGATCCTTAAGCTTCCCTTCCCCGTCCCTTCTACTCTAAAGTGCTCTCTTTGTCCAAGTGGTAGATATGGTTCTAAGACTCATGTTAAAAATGCAGTAgatcatttaaaattaaaacatggCTTGATCGTTGTTACAAAATATTATTGCCAATTGTGCAATCATATTTCTGAAGAACGTATCAGAGCCAAAAGACACCATGCTGTGTGCGACGAAGCACCTAGTGATGACAGCACTGGCCATGAAAGTATTCCCATACAGCAATCAGAAATTGCAGGAGAGGATCTCATCCTTCCCTATCCTTGTGGAAACTGCAGATGTCCACTGTGCCGTTGGTATACAACGGCACAAGGCACAGTTGCAGCGCAGTCTATTGAACACCATATAGCGCGCGAACACGGTTTGTCCActaaaaggaaatggaaatgCAGAGCGTGCAACGTCAAACTGGAAGGGCATGCCATGAGAGAGCACTATAAAGTACATAAAATCCCACAACAAACCACGCCTAACTCATCCACATCTTCTACCAACCCTTTCCTCTCAACAAATTTACCGCATTCACCCACCCTCTCTCTTCCATCCATCAGAAATTCCTTAATTTCCAGTAGTTCCACCCCGTCAACTACACAAAGTTCTATGACTTCCCACCAGATATCACCACCAATCATCCTTAACCTAGAGCACAATCTCCAGTCCCCTTCACCATTGCGTATTCCAACACCCAATCCGAACCAAACACCCCTTAGTTCTCCAGCTTCCACTTCTAGTTCAAGTCGAAACACTTCCTTTTCCTCCCCTTTATCATCTCCTAGCCAATTTGTGAACTCAGTATCTACCGTCGACGTAGCGGGAACAGAAGACGAGTTTAGGGGGTTGTGGGCTTCAAGGATAGAATTGTGCACCTCCTTGCAGGGTCTTGATTCCCTCCTCAGTGAATGCACAGTTGAGTGGCTTAGGCTTTCAACGAAACCGGAAGACACAATCTCCGCATCAAGAAGACCCACAACATCAACAGAGAGGACAAGAAGCCATCGCAACCAaaatcgacaacaacaaaaaataaggcgTTCAGGAAGAAAggcagcaaagaaaaaaggcaaactTCAACGCCTCTACTCACTCTATCCTCGCAGAGCCGTAAGGAAAATATTAGAAGAGGAATCCATTGGCTACACGGGAACCAAGGATTCGGCTGCTGCTTTCCTCGAATCAACCTACTCCCAAACACCACCATCAACTAACCAGATTGACTGCGCGAGAGCCCATTTCAACAGATGTGAATGGAAGAACCCAACATCTGAAGAGCTCAGAATTCTTTCCTCACCTCCAAGTCCAGAAGAAATCAAGCATAGACTCGGTAAAGCTTGCAACACCGCGCCTGGACGAGACGGCTTGGAATATCGGCACCTTCGTGCACTGGACACAAGCGGTCATCTCCTAGCTTCCATCTACCGCGCGGTATGGACTTATGGGATTCCAGCTTGCTGGAAGACCTCGAGGACCGTTCCGATTTACAAGAAAGGTGACTCCTCAGATTATGGGAACTTTCggccaatatcccttcttccgacAATGTACAAGATCTTCTCAGGAATTTTGTCCGCAAGAATAATGTCAACTGCGACGAAGCTAGGATGGATTTCTTCAGAGCAGAAAGGGTTTCTACCAGGTGTTCGAGGCATCCAGGAACACACACATCTCCTTCACACTGTTATCGAACAGGCGAAACAGTCCAAGAGGGAGATGGTGATTGCCTGGTTGGACCTCTCCAATGCTTTTGGATCTATTCCTCACCCGATTTTAAATTGTCTATTTCTGAGTCTACCAATACCAGCTGAGCTTCGTCGCATCCTAAGCGACATCTACTCATACAACGTCATGGATTTTGCTGTTGGGCGAGATTCCGTGCAGATTCATCCAACGGCCGGTGTTCGACAAGGCGACCCATTAAGCAGCGTAGTATTCAACCTGGCAGCTGAACCCATCATACGGAcagcaaaatcaaataacaccGGATTCTCAGCATTTCAAGCTAGGGTCTCAACTACAGCATATGCGGACGATATTGCCATTGTAGGATCGTCAATCCGAGAAACGCAAAGAACTCTCAATGCCATAGAGGACACGGCAACCTCGCTAGGCTTGAAGTTCAATCCAGGTAAGTGCACGTCCCTAACACTTATTAACGGAAAATCTGTTACAGACAACTCGCTGAAAATCGGAGACGCCGAAATCAGACCCCTGGCAGAAAACGATCAAGAGGACTACCTAGGAACACCTCTAGGAGCTCGCCTGACCTTTCGTCCAACCACCTTTTTAGCTCAAAACTTAATTAAAGTAGCAGATTCTGGTTTAGCTCCCTGGCAGAAGTTAGAAGTATACAGGAGTTGTCTTCTACCATCGCTGTCTCATCATCTGGCGTCAGGAAGGGTGGAAAAGGGGGCTCTCTACGACCTTGATGTCGCATGCAGAGATTTTCTACGCAGAGTTGCCAACGTCCCTATCTCGTCTGACACGGCTTTCTTCTACGCAGACAGAAGAGTTGGGGGGCTTGGAATGCTTCCTTTGACCGAGGAGgctgatatctggaccataGCTAGAGCGATGCAACTCCTGGACAGCGAGGACAAGACCGTTAGCGAAGTGGCTATGGCGAAACTAGAGGAGACAATACGACTAGGATACGGAAAGAGAGAAGTACCATTCCCCATACCAATTAACGAATACTTGGCAGGGTCAATGGACAAAGGTCTTGGTGCCATAAGACATGGAGGAGCATCCATGAACCTCTGGACGCGTTCGAGGAGGGCAGCTGGCCACTTGAAGAGGATCaagattgatgtatccggcgaacAGTACTCCAAAATCATCGCCGATGACATCTCTTGCATTTCCCTGAAAGCAGTCAGAGGACTCCGAACCGCCCTGAGAGGAAGATGGACTTCAAGGCTACTGTCAGAGCAACAAGGGAAGGTTGCAACGGGGCTTGCACTCGACATGGCGAAGGACACAGCAGCACTCATCTCCTGCAGAACACCTCTAACATTTCAAGAATGGCACTACCTTCACCAAGCCAGACTCGGAAGACTCCCAGTTAGAGGGTGTCCAGGATCTAAGTCCACAAACAAGACATGTCGTCTTGGTTGTGGCAAATTGGAAACAACAGACCATGTCGTCTTCTGTTGCCAAGTCAATTCAGCTCTATCCATTAATAGACATAATTCTATCTTAGATCTAATGGTGACAGAAGCGGAGGCGCTCGGCCACTCCGTTTCCGTCAATCGGGCAATTGACTCCACCGGAATGCGACCTGACATCGTTGTAACATCGACGAACCCAGCTATCATTATTGACGTGACGGTGCCACTCAGCAGTGCAGAAGGGTTAGAGAGGGCAAGGAATAAGAAGATAGAGAAGTACAAAGACCTTGGATCTGTACTCCCTCTAGTCGTTGGCTCTCTCGGGTCCTGGCTTCCGAGCAACGACGCCATATCTCTAGCCCTCAGCATTCCTGGAAGACGATGGAACAAcctgaagaggaagatgaaaCTCTTGGCCATACAAGGAACGACCAGAATAATAGCAAAGCACTTGGCCTATCAAACAGAAGGAAGTGATCCACCgcccgaagaagatgaagaaacagaagacaaCAGTCTTCTGCAACATTCtctttaa